A region from the Corylus avellana chromosome ca7, CavTom2PMs-1.0 genome encodes:
- the LOC132186567 gene encoding E3 ubiquitin-protein ligase RSL1-like isoform X1: MAQESASDLMFVDDFYFSLFFDEEADEILSVSDAKYAEGLQLQEALMVDIITSQMANTGASSSPTTQAISPPTANPEAGESSSSSTSSFCDICVERKDGHQMFRNEGSCLHSFCSDCIGKHVSTKIQLGMTIVSCPGLECKVVLELDACRPMLPKDVMERWDEELCRALIASEMKFYCPFKDCSGVLVNDKEEREVMIRESECPFCHRLFCAQCCVPWHPGIECEEFQGINENERETEDLMLREIAREKKWKRCPNCKFYVERTQGCLHIICRCASEFCYGCGASWSTDHDGDCVRD; this comes from the exons ATGGCACAAGAATCAGCATCTGATCTCAtgtttgtggatgatttttacTTCTCATTATTCTTTGATGAAGAAGCAGATGAGATTTTGTCAGTGTCGGATGCCAAGTATGCCGAAGGGTTGCAGCTCCAAGAGGCTCTAATGGTCGACATCATCACTTCTCAAATGGCAAACACCGGGGCCTCATCATCGCCAACAACCCAAGCAATTAGTCCTCCGACCGCCAACCCAGAAGCTGGAGAGTCATCCTCATCGAGTACGAGTAGCTTCTGTGACATTTGTGTGGAGAGGAAAGATGGCCACCAGATGTTCAGAAACGAGGGCAGCTGCCTTCACTCTTTTTGCTCTGACTGCATTGGCAAACATGTTTCCACAAAGATCCAACTCGGCATGACCATTGTTTCTTGCCCCGGGTTGGAATGCAAGGTTGTCCTGGAACTCGATGCCTGCAGGCCAATGCTTCCCAAAGACGTGATGGAAAGGTGGGACGAGGAGCTATGCAGAGCGCTGATTGCGTCTGAGATGAAGTTTTACTGTCCTTTCAAGGACTGTTCAGGCGTGTTGGTGAATGACAAGGAAGAAAGAGAAGTGATGATTAGGGAGTCGGAGTGTCCATTCTGCCATCGACTCTTCTGCGCGCAGTGTTGTGTCCCCTGGCATCCAGGGATTGAGTGCGAAGAGTTCCAGGGAATAAatgagaatgagagagaaacagaggatCTCATGCTGAGGGAGATTGCTCGGGAGAAGAAATGGAAGAGGTGCCCCAATTGCAAATTCTACGTGGAAAGGACTCAAGGTTGTTTGCATATTATTTGCAG GTGTGCATCCGAGTTCTGCTATGGATGTGGAGCATCATGGTCTACAGATCATGATGGTGATTGCGTGAGGGATTAA
- the LOC132186567 gene encoding E3 ubiquitin-protein ligase RSL1-like isoform X2, which produces MAQESASDLMFVDDFYFSLFFDEEADEILSVSDAKYAEGLQLQEALMVDIITSQMANTGASSSPTTQAISPPTANPEAGESSSSSTSSFCDICVERKDGHQMFRNEGSCLHSFCSDCIGKHVSTKIQLGMTIVSCPGLECKVVLELDACRPMLPKDVMERWDEELCRALIASEMKFYCPFKDCSGVLVNDKEEREVMIRESECPFCHRLFCAQCCVPWHPGIECEEFQGINENERETEDLMLREIAREKKWKRCPNCKFYVERTQGCLHIICRLNKILDQSNLFPVFVWM; this is translated from the exons ATGGCACAAGAATCAGCATCTGATCTCAtgtttgtggatgatttttacTTCTCATTATTCTTTGATGAAGAAGCAGATGAGATTTTGTCAGTGTCGGATGCCAAGTATGCCGAAGGGTTGCAGCTCCAAGAGGCTCTAATGGTCGACATCATCACTTCTCAAATGGCAAACACCGGGGCCTCATCATCGCCAACAACCCAAGCAATTAGTCCTCCGACCGCCAACCCAGAAGCTGGAGAGTCATCCTCATCGAGTACGAGTAGCTTCTGTGACATTTGTGTGGAGAGGAAAGATGGCCACCAGATGTTCAGAAACGAGGGCAGCTGCCTTCACTCTTTTTGCTCTGACTGCATTGGCAAACATGTTTCCACAAAGATCCAACTCGGCATGACCATTGTTTCTTGCCCCGGGTTGGAATGCAAGGTTGTCCTGGAACTCGATGCCTGCAGGCCAATGCTTCCCAAAGACGTGATGGAAAGGTGGGACGAGGAGCTATGCAGAGCGCTGATTGCGTCTGAGATGAAGTTTTACTGTCCTTTCAAGGACTGTTCAGGCGTGTTGGTGAATGACAAGGAAGAAAGAGAAGTGATGATTAGGGAGTCGGAGTGTCCATTCTGCCATCGACTCTTCTGCGCGCAGTGTTGTGTCCCCTGGCATCCAGGGATTGAGTGCGAAGAGTTCCAGGGAATAAatgagaatgagagagaaacagaggatCTCATGCTGAGGGAGATTGCTCGGGAGAAGAAATGGAAGAGGTGCCCCAATTGCAAATTCTACGTGGAAAGGACTCAAGGTTGTTTGCATATTATTTGCAG GCTGAACAAAATCCTTGATCAAAGCAACCTGTTTCCAGTATTTGTTTGGATGTGA
- the LOC132186494 gene encoding E3 ubiquitin-protein ligase RSL1-like — MAQESTSDLMFVDDFYFSLLFDEEEEEEEIFFDDFYTTLYEFAEYHKEEAMKESASDHRMFADDFCFSTKEAGESSQYYGFFVCDICMERKDGHQMFINETCLHTFCSDCIGKHVATKIQDGITHVSCPGWLECQGVLRVNACRPMLPKDVMERWDEELCRALFASEMVFYCPFKDCSAMLVDDNIGEGEVMITESECPFCHRLFCAQCQVPWHPGVECQEFQILNESERGREDLMLRELAHQKKWKRCPNCKYFVERTAGCLHMTCRCKFQFCYGCGGSWTGNHGDHCVRD, encoded by the exons ATGGCACAAGAATCAACCTCTGATCTTAtgtttgtggatgatttttacTTCTCGTTACtctttgatgaagaagaagaagaagaagagattttttttgacGATTTTTACACCACATTATATGAGTTTGCCGAGTATCACAAGGAAGAGGCTATGAAAGAATCAGCCTCTGATCATCGCATGTTTGCGGATGATTTTTGCTTCTCAACAAAAGAAGCCGGAGAGTCATCGCAATATTATGGCTTCTTCGTCTGCGATATTTGTATGGAGAGGAAAGATGGCCACCAGATGTTCATAAACGAGACCTGCCTTCACACATTTTGTTCCGACTGCATTGGCAAACATGTTGCCACAAAGATCCAAGACGGCATAACCCATGTTTCTTGCCCCGGGTGGTTGGAATGCCAGGGTGTCCTTCGAGTCAATGCTTGCAGGCCAATGCTTCCCAAAGACGTGATGGAAAGGTGGGACGAGGAGCTATGCAGAGCGCTGTTTGCGTCTGAGATGGTGTTTTACTGTCCTTTCAAGGACTGTTCAGCCATGTTGGTGGATGATAATATTGGAGAAGGAGAAGTGATGATTACGGAGTCGGAGTGTCCATTCTGCCATAGACTCTTCTGCGCACAGTGTCAAGTCCCCTGGCATCCAGGGGTAGAGTGCCAAGAGTTCCAGATACTAAacgagagtgagagaggaagagaggatCTGATGCTGAGGGAGCTTGCTCATCAGAAGAAATGGAAGAGGTGTCCCAATTGCAAATACTTTGTTGAAAGGACTGCAGGTTGTTTACACATGACTTGCAG GTGTAAATTCCAGTTTTGCTATGGATGTGGAGGATCGTGGACTGGAAATCATGGTGATCATTGCGTGAGAGATTAA
- the LOC132186569 gene encoding E3 ubiquitin-protein ligase RSL1-like translates to MAQESASDLMYVDDFYFSLLFDEKEEEIIHPKKRRKIEKEEDILPVSDAKYAEGLQFQEALMGSLITSQMANNGASSSSSSSPPIQASPLIHNLKPEEATKEAGESSHSFCNICVERKDSDQMFRNESCVHSFCSDCISKHVATKIQDGITVVSCPGLECKGVLELDACRPMLSKDVLERWDELLCTALIASEMMFYCPFKDCSAMLVNDNEGEVIRESECPFCHRLFCAQCYVPWHPGVECEEFQRLNESERGREDLMLRELAQEKKWRRCSNCKYYVERTEGCLHMTCRCTFQFCYGCGASWTNDHDDNCLRE, encoded by the exons ATGGCACAAGAATCAGCCTCTGATCTTATGTATGTGGATGATTTTTACTTCTCATTACTCTTTgatgaaaaagaagaggagattattcatccaaaaaaaagaagaaaaatagaaaaagaagaggacaTTTTGCCAGTGTCGGATGCCAAGTATGCGGAAGGGTTGCAGTTCCAAGAGGCTCTTATGGGCTCCCTGATCACTTCTCAAATGGCAAACAACGGGGcctcatcatcctcatcatcatcaccaccaaTCCAAGCAAGTCCTCTAATCCACAACCTAAAGCCAGAGGAGGCAACAAAAGAAGCTGGAGAATCATCACATAGCTTCTGTAACATTTGTGTGGAGAGGAAAGATAGTGATCAGATGTTCAGAAACGAGAGCTGTGTTCACTCTTTTTGTTCTGACTGCATTAGCAAACATGTTGCCACAAAGATCCAAGATGGCATAACCGTTGTTTCTTGCCCCGGATTGGAATGCAAGGGTGTCCTAGAACTCGATGCTTGCAGGCCAATGCTTTCCAAAGACGTGCTGGAAAGGTGGGACGAGTTGCTATGCACAGCGCTGATTGCGTCTGAGATGATGTTTTACTGTCCTTTCAAGGACTGTTCAGCCATGTTGGTGAATGATAACGAAGGAGAAGTCATTAGGGAGTCAGAGTGTCCATTCTGCCATCGACTCTTCTGCGCTCAGTGTTATGTCCCCTGGCATCCTGGGGTAGAGTGCGAAGAGTTCCAGAGATTaaatgagagtgagagaggaagagaggatCTCATGCTGAGGGAACTTGCTCAGGAGAAGAAATGGAGAAGGTGTTCCAATTGCAAGTACTATGTGGAAAGGACTGAAGGTTGTTTACATATGACTTGCAG GTGTACATTCCAGTTTTGCTATGGATGTGGAGCATCATGGACTAACGATCATGATGATAATTGCTTGAGAGAATAA
- the LOC132187375 gene encoding 4-coumarate--CoA ligase 2-like, protein MAIQAKQEEFIFRSKLPDIYIPKHLPIHSYCFENISKVGSRPCLINGSTGEVYTYYDVELTSRKVASGLSKLGIRKGDVVMLLLPNSPEFAFVFLGASYLGAMTTAANPFFTAAEVAKQGKSSKAKIVVTQACYYDKVKDYAHENGVKIICIDSPPKDCLHFSELTKADENDIPEVDISPDDVVALPYSSGTTGLPKGVMLTHKGLVTSVAQQVDGENPNLYFHSEDVILCVLPLFHIYSLNSVFLCGLRAGAAILIVPKFEIVSLLELIQKYKVSVMPIVPPIVLTITKFPDLDKYDLSSIKMLKSGGAPLGKETEEIVKAKFPNALFGQGYGMTEAGPVLAMCLAFAKEPLAVKSGACGTVVRNAEMKIVDPDTGASLPRNQSGEICIRGDQIMKGYINDPEATAGTIDKEGWLHTGDIGYIDDDDELFIVDRLKELIKYKGFQVAPAELEALLLTHPSISDAAVVPLKDELAGEVPVAFVVRSNGSQTTEDEIKQFVSKQVVFYKRISRVFFVDAVPKSPSGKILRKDLRAKLAAGF, encoded by the exons ATGGCTATCCAAGCGAAGCAGGAAGAATTCATTTTCCGGTCCAAACTTCCCGACATTTACATTCCCAAACATCTCCCCATTCACTCCTATTGCTTTGAGAACATATCCAAGGTCGGTTCCCGCCCGTGTCTGATAAACGGTTCGACCGGCGAGGTATACACGTACTATGATGTCGAGCTCACATCGCGAAAGGTCGCCTCCGGCCTTAGCAAGCTCGGAATTCGGAAGGGAGATGTCGTCATGCTTTTGCTACCCAACTCGCCGGAATTCGCGTTCGTGTTCCTCGGCGCTTCTTATTTAGGTGCCATGACGACTGCTGCCAACCCTTTCTTCACCGCCGCCGAGGTCGCAAAGCAAGGGAAATCTTCAAAAGCAAAGATCGTTGTCACTCAAGCTTGTTACTACGACAAAGTGAAGGACTACGCGCATGAAAACGGCGTTAAGATCATCTGCATCGACTCGCCGCCGAAAGACTGCTTGCATTTCTCGGAGCTTACTAAGGCCGACGAAAACGACATCCCGGAGGTGGATATCAGCCCAGACGACGTTGTGGCGCTGCCGTACTCGTCGGGGACGACCGGGTTGCCGAAAGGGGTGATGTTAACGCACAAAGGGCTGGTGACAAGCGTGGCTCAACAGGTGGACGGAGAGAACCCAAACCTCTATTTTCACAGCGAGGACGTGATACTGTGCGTTTTGCCGCTGTTTCACATTTACTCTCTCAACTCCGTCTTCCTCTGCGGGCTGCGAGCTGGCGCTGCTATTCTGATCGTGCCCAAGTTTGAGATCGTTTCCTTGTTGGAGCTGATACAGAAATATAAGGTTAGCGTCATGCCCATTGTGCCGCCGATTGTGCTGACGATAACCAAGTTCCCGGATCTCGATAAGTACGATCTGTCGTCAATAAAGATGCTCAAGTCCGGCGGTGCGCCGCTGGGGAAGGAGACTGAAGAAATTGTGAAAGCCAAGTTTCCCAATGCTCTGTTTGGTCAG GGATACGGAATGACAGAGGCCGGTCCAGTTTTGGCCATGTGCTTGGCATTTGCCAAGGAACCATTGGCAGTGAAATCAGGAGCATGTGGCACTGTTGTGAGGAATGCAGAAATGAAGATTGTCGACCCTGATACTGGTGCCTCTTTGCCCCGCAACCAATCAGGAGAGATATGCATTAGAGGAGACCAGATCATGAAAG GTTACATTAATGATCCGGAAGCCACGGCAGGAACCATAGACAAAGAGGGCTGGTTACATACGGGCGATATTGGTTACATTGACGATGATGACGAGCTCTTCATCGTTGATAGGTTGAAGGAGCTGATCAAATACAAAGGCTTTCAGGTGGCCCCTGCCGAGCTTGAGGCCTTGCTGCTCACCCATCCTAGCATTTCTGATGCCGCCGTCGTCCC ATTGAAGGACGAGTTAGCTGGAGAGGTTCCCGTTGCATTTGTGGTGAGATCAAACGGGTCACAAACCACAGAGGATGAAATTAAGCAGTTTGTTTCTAAACag GTGGTGTTCTACAAAAGAATAAGCCGCGTATTTTTCGTCGATGCGGTTCCCAAGTCACCTTCCGGGAAGATCTTACGCAAGGATTTGAGGGCAAAACTGGCTGCCggcttttga